One genomic window of Aethina tumida isolate Nest 87 chromosome 3, icAetTumi1.1, whole genome shotgun sequence includes the following:
- the LOC109595410 gene encoding protein pygopus — translation MSHMSPFRMNVPNMGDLPSSVANPKKRRKNVQTPIQTPPNVQDLLPPPLSGYGDTIVASNPFDDCPSSIGSSMTMVRNSPMGMGPGMPGPPSGPNMPGMPPGVNNMNMCRPMGPGMGMGSPMMHSPNAHQNPMMNNPMMMNGPRMNHMGGPGPGGPGGPGPGPHGGHGHGPPQHMMVSPNGPMHSMTGPPMHSPIGGMGPMQGPGVGVGGPGNGGPMGSPMGPMNGDMNNPMMGNSGPPMNNAGPMSNQHGPGMPISAPNGPIGPPPQSMNNNNFMMSPMNNIYSKPMPVSAGKVYPADQPMVFNSQNPNAPPIYPCGVCHKEVHDNDQAILCESGCNFWFHRGCTGLTEGAFQMLTAEVYAEWACDKCLSTKNIPLVKFKP, via the coding sequence ATGAGTCACATGTCACCATTTCGAATGAACGTGCCCAACATGGGTGACTTGCCAAGCAGTGTGGCTAACCCAAAGAAGAGGCGAAAAAATGTCCAAACCCCAATCCAAACGCCACCTAATGTACAGGATCTACTACCTCCACCTTTATCTGGATATGGTGACACAATAGTAGCATCAAATCCATTTGACGACTGTCCTAGTTCAATAGGTAGCTCAATGACTATGGTCAGGAATTCACCAATGGGAATGGGACCTGGCATGCCAGGTCCTCCATCTGGTCCAAACATGCCAGGCATGCCTCCAGGAGTGAATAACATGAATATGTGTCGACCCATGGGCCCAGGGATGGGTATGGGTTCACCAATGATGCATAGCCCTAATGCCCACCAAAACCCCATGATGAACAATCCAATGATGATGAATGGGCCTAGAATGAATCACATGGGTGGCCCTGGTCCCGGTGGTCCAGGAGGACCAGGCCCAGGTCCTCATGGAGGCCATGGGCATGGTCCTCCACAGCATATGATGGTGAGTCCAAATGGCCCCATGCATTCAATGACAGGACCTCCAATGCACAGTCCAATAGGTGGCATGGGTCCCATGCAGGGACCTGGAGTTGGGGTTGGTGGACCAGGAAATGGAGGGCCAATGGGGAGTCCAATGGGACCTATGAATGGTGACATGAATAATCCAATGATGGGCAATTCTGGTCCCCCTATGAACAATGCTGGACCCATGAGCAATCAACATGGACCTGGTATGCCTATATCTGCTCCTAATGGACCTATTGGCCCACCTCCTCAATCCATGAACAACAACAACTTCATGATGTCACCcatgaacaatatttattcaaaaccaATGCCAGTAAGTGCTGGAAAAGTGTATCCAGCAGATCAACCTATGGTTTTTAATTCTCAGAATCCTAATGCTCCTCCAATTTATCCCTGTGGAGTGTGCCATAAAGAAGTACATGACAATGATCAAGCCATATTATGTGAAAGTGGATGCAATTTTTGGTTTCACAGGGGATGCACTGGCCTCACAGAAGGAGCCTTCCAAATGTTAACTGCCGAAGTATATGCAGAGTGGGCATGTGATAAATGTCTTTCTACAAAGAACATACCCTTGGTAAAATTCAAGCCATAA
- the LOC109595356 gene encoding outer dynein arm-docking complex subunit 3 — CITEGQRKALFEDCEDERKTNCDDILKLKKEISHLTISLYENANVSAQYRIKRQNKILEQIIGPLDDKTCDQVKELLDLQIIDKSKHIDILRFQIKKRKKKLADLGKQYKALNTQVDKKILKVRVDLPVKKSTCELQNNIHAVELQIREATHVKKKYLDIRKSLKDDASKFESNIIKLNEEISTQARDIEKLHKILDEAIKMKTAARTRLLQEEKVVAAFASSREKELSEGRKLVNDKKQELEKLEKKIFQGNKVVARPEPEGAEEDKDDERPETPPHPCEALAQDFEVLKKATGGISIEEVLDRFKTQKDTNERLMVLRKKSENEKRKLEKRKDSLETQLEGFRYAEVKDAERKSNEIEKLQNLIENEIERIKEYKQQVAGKEDGIKMVICGLRSMYLCIKPVRAPKEDENPLVILEKIKVYVQDIMQKMEQINISPNLENASNMLYDVNDDKWLPTPYTSLVRRTPLPQPGTSPAPAPPPPPGSEDEDEVPSRAYLKRQAQLVVDAKTRRKTLKIRN, encoded by the exons tgtattacagAGGGTCAAAGAAAAGCATTATTTGAAGACTGTGAAGACGAACGCAAAACAAACTGCGAcgatatcttaaaattaaaaaaagaaatatccCATCTAACAATATCTTTGTATGAAAATGCGAATGTATCTGCACAATACAGAATCAagagacaaaataaaatattggagcAAATAATTGGGCCATTGGATGACAAAACCTGTGATCAAGTCAAAGAGTTACTAGACTTGCAAATTATTGACAAATCTAAacatatagatattttaaggtttcaaataaaaaaa AGAAAAAAGAAGCTGGCGGATTTGGGAAAACAATACAAGGCCTTAAATACTCAGGTTGATAAGAAAATTCTAAAAGTTAGAGTGGATTTACCTGTTAAAAAG TCTACATGCgaattacaaaataacattCACGCTGTTGAATTACAAATCCGCGAAGCCACCcatgtaaaaaagaaatatttggatattaGAAAATCTCTGAAGGACGACGCCTCTAAATTCgaaagtaatattataaaattaaatgaagaaataagTACGCAAGCCAGAGATATAGAAAAGCTACACAAG ATCTTAGATGAagctataaaaatgaaaaccgCGGCGAGGACCAGGTTGTTACAAGAAGAGAAAGTAGTAGCTGCGTTTGCCAGTAGTCGTGAAAAAGAACTGAGTGAGGGACGAAAACTAGTCAACGACAAAAAGCAAGAACTGGAGAAGTTAGAGAAAAAAATCTTCCAAGGCAATAAGGTTGTTGCAAGGCCTGAACCGGAAGGTGCCGAAGAAGATAAGGATGACGAAAGACCTGAAACACCTCCCCATCCATGCGAAGCTTTGGCTCAAGACTTTGAAGTTCTCAAGAAGGCTACTGGAGGTATATCCATTGAAGAAGTCTTGGACCGGTTCAAAACACAGAAGGACACGAACGAGAGGTTAATGGTGTTACGTAAAAAGTCAGAAAATGAAAAGAGGAAGTTGGAGAAACGCAAGGACAGTTTGGAAACACAACTGGAGGGTTTCAGATATGCAGAGGTGAAGGATGCGGAAAGGAAATCCAATGAGATTGAAAAActgcaaaatttaatagaaaatgaaattgagagaattaaagaatataaacaaCAAGTTGCGGGGAAGGAAGACGGGATTAAAATGGTGATATGCGGTCTTAGATCGATGTACCTTTGTATTAAGCCTGTCAGAGCTCCAAAGGAGGATGAAAATCCTTTAGTCATTTTGGAGAAAATTAAGGTGTATGTCCAAGACATCATGCAAAAAAtggaacaaataaatatatccccaaatcttgaaaatgcGTCGAAT atgttGTACGATGTGAACGACGATAAATGGTTACCCACTCCTTATACCAGTTTAGTACGTAGAACGCCTCTGCCTCAACCGGGAACATCGCCAGCACCTGCACCTCCGCCACCCCCAG gttcAGAAGACGAAGATGAAGTACCATCCAGGGCTTATCTCAAAAGACAAGCTCAATTGGTTGTCGATGCAAAGACAAGAAGaaaaacacttaaaataagaaattaa
- the LOC109607420 gene encoding uncharacterized protein LOC109607420, producing the protein MNTAVNHLSTSRIKKSNMESSQESSDEDEPDSTTPMEKELFDFHAGGEVLVKQKDGRYYFGTIVEVDSIREECLVKYGDNTSYFSNFKDLTKLNTTEPEYLLCVICKKSSQKSENDIRVCDQCGRGYHQKCHQPEIPTYCLKEGTSWMCKRCTESEPYRLRKSDSKQKTVKSTTSSHNENHVATSSVKVLPYDLNTLTWDTYHRVNLEQIYCYCGRNGEWYKQMMQCGRCRQWFHDKCLDCLQYPLYCGDRFYVFVCSICNQGKEFLRRLEIKWVDLVHLMLFNLTVYNCKKYYDLDAVVIPYINDNWHALQLPPKIATVTKHERRENILSILTNNRNRFKCGREIKKRTTIWGLRVRLPPPKPCMTLPPVGRVTEKDLRDLWQGNSRLQLLPAPDKTTIPRTIDSDPHMVNLMMGVAYLQNTAVSETDSPCPSPETVLSTKVADTTTKSASLENIRKPLGLRAGDYSGAVKKSVPFKKMSLQRKKKLLAMTNRERERILKRPKRRVASAGSSADAKLGHSKRLTLDTKPQTNESLPLTPPNSVSAPPTPPTSNATSIVSDLSNDFPDNGACSKSNARKFATADTGISDLLHTPCDTSGDETSSKSTLDQIIPPPKDFEGKNNPFLALMRTGVEDVKQKRKDSITLPIPLTAVIPGKPLMRPIKRQLSEKDILIGPNGEVKRKRFRRSRSAHHQGTTTGTGQTASKNAAVVPARPDAKDWSPAAPRSSQTSPVGMDYTLNGRRLRQRPEKPPDKEKTPTNPPTPKPSPVKQEPEICMNDLKSSVNIYFGAANRIATGERFLVKAKRIGPTGKMEYLIEWEGPSNGMT; encoded by the exons ATGAACACGGCTGTGAACCACCTTTCTACTTCGCGCATCAAAAAAAGTAACATGGAATCTTCACAAGAAAGCAGTGATGAAGATGAGCCAGACTCCACAACACCAATGGAGAAGGAACTGTTTGATTTCCATGCTGGAGGCGAAGTATTAGTCAAACAGAAAGATGGAAGGTACTACTTTGGAACAATTGTTGAGGTGGATTCCATTCGTGAAGAGTGTTTAGTGAAATATGGAGACAATACCagttacttttctaattttaaagatctaacaaaattgaatacaaCAGAACCTGAGTATTTATTGTgtgttatttgtaaaaaatcatCACAGAAAAGTGAAAATGATATCAGAGTTTGTGATCAATGTGGAAGGGGATATCACCAAAAATGTCATCAGCCTGAAATACCAACATACTGCCTAAAGGAag gAACGTCGTGGATGTGCAAGAGATGCACTGAAAGTGAACCTTATAGACTGAGGAAAAGTGATTCCaaacaaaaaactgtaaaaagtaCAACTAGTAGCCATAATGAAAACCATGTTGCAACATCAAGTGTCAAAGTATTACCATATGAT TTGAACACATTGACCTGGGACACATATCACAGAGTTAACTTGGAACAGATATACTGTTATTGTGGCAGAAATGGTGAATGGTACAAACAAATGATGCAGTGTGGCCGATGCCGCCAATGGTTTCACGACAAATGTTTAGACTGTTTGCAATATCCTTTGTACTGTGGTGATag attttatgtatttgtttgTTCAATATGTAACCAAGGTAAAGAATTTCTCAGAAGATTGGAGATTAAATGGGTTGATCTTGTCCATTTAATGTTGTTCAATTTGACTGTGTACAACTGCAAAAAGTATTATGATTTAGACGCCGTTGTTATACCgtatattaatgataattggCATGCTTTACAGCTCCCACCaaag ATAGCGACCGTAACTAAACACGAAAGGAGAGAGAATATATTGTCAATTCTGACAAACAATCGTAACCGTTTTAAATGCGGTCGCGAAATAAAGAAACGCACGACGATATGGGGCCTTCGTGTAAGACTGCCACCACCAAAGCCTTGCATGACACTGCCGCCGGTCGGCAGGGTCACCGAAAAAGATTTACGGGATTTGTGGCAAGGCAACAGTCGCCTACAACTACTTCCCGCCCCAGATAAAACAACGATTCCACG GACTATAGATAGTGATCCACACATGGTAAATTTAATGATGGGAGTTGCATATTTGCAAAACACTGCCGTCTCCGAAACGGATTCTCCCTGTCCCAGTCCGGAGACTGTTCTGTCTACCAAGGTGGCAGATACAACCACCAAGTCCGCCAGTCTGGAGAATATTCGTAAACCGTTGGGTTTACGAGCCGGGGATTACTCGGGCGCCGTAAAGAAGAGCGTACCGTTCAAAAAAATGAGCCTGCAGCGAAAGAAGAAGCTGTTGGCGATGACCAATAGGGAACGAGAGAGGATACTCAAGAGACCCAAACGCAGAGTTGCTTCTG cTGGTAGTTCTGCCGATGCCAAATTGGGTCACTCAAAGCGACTCACCCTCGACACGAAACCCCAAACGAACGAATCACTGCCATTGACGCCGCCCAATTCGGTGTCCGCACCGCCCACACCACCCACTTCCAACGCCACATCCATCGTCTCCGATTTGAGCAACGACTTCCCAGACAATGGTGCCTGTTCAAAAAGCAACGCCAGAAAATTTGCAACGGCCGATACCGGCATTTCGGATCTTTTGCACACGCCGTGCGACACGAGCGGCGACGAAACCTCATCTAAGAGTACTCTGGACCAAATTATACCGCCGCCCAAAGATTTCGAGGGCAAGAACAATCCGTTCTTGGCCCTGATGCGCACGGGGGTAGAGGACGTTAAACAAAAACGCAAA GACTCGATCACGCTGCCGATACCTTTAACTGCTGTGATACCTGGTAAGCCATTGATGCGGCCGATCAAACGGCAGCTGAGTGAAAAGGACATTTTGATTGGACCGAATGGGGAGGTGAAACGAAAACGCTTTCGCCGAAGTAGAAGTGCCCATCATCAAGGTACTACCACCGGGACCGGACAGACTGCCAGTAAGAACGCTGCGGTGGTGCCGGCTCGTCCCGATGCCAAAGATTGGTCTCCGGCGGCGCCCAGGTCTAGCCAGACATCACCTGTTGGCATGGATTACACTCTCAACGGCAGGAG ACTTCGTCAACGGCCTGAAAAACCTCCGGACAAAGAAAAGACTCCAACGAACCCACCCACGCCGAAACCGAGTCCGGTGAAGCAGGAACCAGAAATATGTATGAACGATTTGAAGTCCTCTGTGAACATTTACTTTGGCGCGGCGAATCGCATCGCGACTGGTGAACGTTTTCTAGTAAAAGCCAAGCGCATCGGACCGACAGGTAAAATGGAGTACCTGATCGAATGGGAGGGGCCGTCGAATGGGATGACTTGA